From the Pantanalinema sp. genome, one window contains:
- the cax gene encoding calcium/proton exchanger: MKYLYLLLVFIPVSVLAELLHWDPTVVFVTSCLAIVPLAKLMGYATEEIAIKAGPGIGGLLNATFGNAVELIIAVIALQKGLLMVVQASITGSILGNLLLVLGLSVLLGGLKHKEQRFNRTIAGANGAMLMLAVSSLLIPAAFVYTSPVTLATPGVQNLSHWVAILLLVVYGLSLVFSLKTHSHLYDGSSHGEGVEEPTLSQPKAIALLLGATALVAIESEFLVGSIEAVTHKWGLSELFIGVILIPLIGNAAEHLTAVTVAMKNKMDLSLGIAVGSSLQIALLVAPILVLVGWAIGQPLTLHFNLFEVVAIGIAVAIANMIAQDGESNWFEGAQLLAAYAILAIAFFFHP, translated from the coding sequence ATGAAATACCTCTACCTCCTGCTGGTCTTCATCCCCGTCAGCGTCCTCGCCGAGCTCCTGCACTGGGATCCGACCGTCGTCTTCGTCACCAGTTGCCTGGCCATCGTGCCGCTCGCCAAGCTGATGGGCTACGCGACCGAGGAGATCGCCATCAAGGCGGGCCCCGGCATCGGCGGCCTGCTCAACGCGACCTTCGGCAACGCGGTCGAGCTGATCATCGCGGTGATCGCCCTGCAGAAGGGCCTGCTCATGGTGGTCCAGGCCTCGATCACGGGCTCGATCCTGGGCAACCTCCTCCTGGTCCTCGGCCTCTCGGTCCTGCTGGGCGGCCTCAAGCACAAGGAGCAGCGCTTCAACCGCACGATCGCGGGCGCCAACGGCGCCATGCTGATGCTCGCGGTGAGCTCGCTCTTGATCCCGGCCGCCTTCGTCTACACCTCGCCGGTGACCCTCGCGACGCCGGGCGTCCAGAACCTGTCGCACTGGGTGGCGATCCTGCTCCTGGTCGTCTATGGCCTGAGCCTGGTCTTCTCGCTCAAGACCCATTCCCACCTGTACGACGGCAGCAGCCATGGCGAGGGCGTCGAGGAGCCGACGCTCTCGCAGCCCAAGGCGATCGCCCTGCTGCTTGGGGCCACCGCCCTGGTGGCGATCGAGAGCGAGTTCCTGGTCGGCTCGATCGAGGCGGTCACCCACAAGTGGGGCCTCTCGGAGCTGTTCATCGGCGTCATCTTGATTCCGCTGATCGGCAACGCCGCCGAGCACCTGACGGCCGTCACCGTCGCCATGAAGAACAAGATGGATCTCTCGCTGGGCATCGCCGTGGGCTCGAGCCTCCAGATCGCCCTGCTGGTCGCCCCCATCCTGGTGCTGGTCGGCTGGGCCATCGGCCAGCCCTTGACTCTGCACTTCAACCTGTTCGAGGTGGTCGCCATCGGCATCGCGGTCGCCATCGCGAACATGATCGCCCAGGACGGGGAGTCCAACTGGTTCGAGGGCGCTCAGCTGCTCGCCGCCTACGCC
- the gatB gene encoding Asp-tRNA(Asn)/Glu-tRNA(Gln) amidotransferase subunit GatB — MSKYEAVIGLEVHVELSTETKIFCGCPAKFGGEPNAHVCPVCLGLPGALPVLNRKVLEYAIRAGIALNGHIAETSKFDRKNYFYPDLPKGYQISQYDKPIVERGWLEIATSDGVRRIGITRLHMEEDAGKLVHQGAANLAGSTYSLVDLNRAGVPLCEIVSDPDMRTPEEARLYMQELRNILVTIGITDGKMEEGSLRCDVNVSLRPVGTEAFGTRTELKNMNSFRAVQKALEYEIERQARVLDEGGRVVQETRTWSEERGVTVSMRSKEEAHDYRYFPEPDLSDLVIPREVVERVRAKLPELPAARRQRYQEVVGLPAYDAGVLTDNLELAHYFDAAIAGSPNPKGIANWLMGDVAAHLNSSKLALSELPVKPDQLRKLVELIDAEVISGKIAKAIVVKMLETGKDPEALVAEMGVTQISDEGAIVEAIRAVLAAHPAQVAEYHAGKVKVMGFLVGQVMKETQGRAKPDAVNRLLVSELVR; from the coding sequence ATGTCGAAGTACGAAGCGGTCATCGGCCTCGAGGTCCACGTCGAGCTTTCCACCGAGACCAAGATCTTCTGCGGCTGCCCGGCGAAGTTCGGCGGCGAGCCCAACGCCCACGTCTGCCCCGTCTGCCTCGGGCTGCCGGGCGCGCTGCCGGTGCTCAACCGGAAGGTGCTCGAGTACGCGATCCGCGCGGGGATCGCCCTCAACGGCCACATCGCCGAGACCTCCAAGTTCGATCGCAAGAACTACTTCTATCCCGACCTGCCCAAGGGCTACCAGATCTCCCAGTACGACAAGCCCATCGTGGAGAGGGGCTGGCTCGAGATCGCGACCTCGGACGGCGTCAGGCGGATCGGCATCACGCGCCTCCACATGGAGGAGGACGCCGGCAAGCTGGTCCACCAGGGGGCCGCGAACCTCGCGGGCTCGACCTACTCGCTGGTCGACCTCAACCGCGCCGGGGTCCCCCTGTGCGAGATCGTCTCGGACCCCGACATGCGCACCCCGGAAGAGGCGCGCCTCTACATGCAGGAGCTGCGCAACATCCTGGTGACCATCGGCATCACCGACGGCAAGATGGAGGAGGGGTCGCTGCGCTGCGACGTGAACGTGTCGCTGCGGCCCGTGGGCACCGAGGCGTTCGGCACCCGCACCGAGCTCAAGAACATGAACTCCTTCCGCGCGGTCCAGAAGGCCCTCGAGTACGAGATCGAGCGTCAGGCGAGGGTCCTCGACGAGGGCGGCCGCGTCGTGCAGGAGACCCGCACCTGGAGCGAGGAGCGCGGCGTGACCGTCTCCATGCGATCCAAGGAAGAGGCGCACGATTACCGCTACTTCCCCGAGCCGGATCTCTCGGACCTGGTGATCCCGCGCGAGGTGGTCGAGCGGGTGCGCGCCAAGCTGCCCGAGCTTCCCGCCGCGCGCCGTCAGCGCTACCAGGAGGTCGTCGGCCTGCCCGCCTACGACGCGGGGGTCCTCACGGACAACCTGGAGCTCGCGCACTACTTCGATGCGGCGATCGCAGGCAGCCCCAACCCCAAGGGAATCGCCAACTGGCTGATGGGAGACGTTGCGGCTCACCTCAACTCAAGCAAGCTCGCCCTTTCGGAGCTGCCCGTCAAGCCCGACCAGCTGCGCAAGCTGGTGGAGCTGATCGACGCCGAGGTGATCAGCGGCAAGATCGCAAAGGCCATCGTCGTAAAGATGCTCGAGACCGGCAAGGATCCCGAGGCCCTCGTCGCCGAAATGGGCGTGACCCAGATCTCGGACGAGGGGGCCATCGTCGAGGCGATCCGCGCGGTGCTCGCCGCGCACCCGGCCCAGGTGGCGGAGTACCATGCGGGCAAGGTCAAGGTCATGGGCTTCCTGGTGGGCCAGGTCATGAAAGAGACCCAGGGCAGGGCCAAGCCCGATGCGGTCAACCGCCTGCTGGTTTCGGAGCTTGTTCGATGA
- the gatA gene encoding Asp-tRNA(Asn)/Glu-tRNA(Gln) amidotransferase subunit GatA, producing MQLNDLTAAQLSERLRAREVSAVDVVESAFARIDRVEPQIGAFITLTREGALAQAAAVDKARLAGDALHPLAGVPMATKDNLNTRGVATTCASRMLEKFVPPYDATVVSRMREAGLISLGKANMDEFAMGSSTENSAFKKTRNPWDVATVPGGSSGGSAAAVAAGMVPLSTGSDTGGSIRQPAAFCGIVGMKPTYGLVSRYGLVAFASSLDQVGPMTRDVRDNALMLNVLAGHDPLDSTSIDQPEETYVNYLTGEVKGLRIGVISELTGDGVSLEVRAAVEAATKVFAHLGAVVEEVSLPTSKHGIAAYYLVATAEASSNLARYDGVKYTLREEAEDLLGMYLRTRAEGFGAEVKRRIMLGTYALSSGYYDAYYKKAQQVRTRIREDYDRAFSRYDLILSPTTPSTAFRLGEKTSDPLEMYLSDIATVLANLAGIPALSIPCGFDDKGLPIGLQLQGPALSEGMLYRAAYAFEQATSFHTRRPEPLSAK from the coding sequence GTGCAGCTCAACGATCTCACCGCGGCCCAGCTCTCGGAGCGCCTCAGGGCGCGCGAGGTCTCGGCCGTCGACGTCGTCGAAAGCGCCTTCGCGCGCATCGACCGAGTCGAGCCCCAGATCGGCGCCTTCATCACCCTGACGCGCGAGGGCGCCCTCGCCCAGGCCGCGGCCGTCGACAAGGCCCGCCTTGCTGGTGATGCCCTGCACCCCTTGGCCGGCGTGCCCATGGCCACCAAGGACAACCTGAACACCCGAGGGGTCGCGACCACCTGCGCCAGCCGCATGCTCGAGAAATTCGTGCCGCCCTACGACGCCACCGTCGTTTCGAGGATGCGCGAAGCGGGCCTCATCTCCCTCGGCAAGGCAAACATGGACGAGTTCGCCATGGGCTCCTCCACCGAGAACTCGGCCTTCAAGAAGACCCGGAACCCGTGGGACGTCGCCACGGTGCCGGGCGGATCGTCGGGGGGCTCGGCCGCGGCCGTCGCCGCCGGCATGGTGCCGCTTTCGACCGGCAGCGACACCGGCGGATCCATCCGCCAGCCGGCCGCCTTCTGCGGCATCGTGGGAATGAAGCCGACCTACGGCCTGGTGTCGCGCTACGGCCTGGTCGCCTTCGCCTCGAGCCTCGACCAGGTCGGGCCCATGACCCGCGACGTGCGGGACAACGCCCTGATGCTCAACGTGCTCGCGGGTCACGACCCCCTGGACTCCACCTCGATCGACCAGCCTGAAGAGACCTACGTCAACTACCTGACCGGCGAGGTCAAGGGCCTGCGCATCGGCGTCATCTCCGAGCTTACGGGTGACGGGGTCTCCCTCGAGGTCCGCGCCGCCGTCGAGGCGGCCACCAAGGTGTTCGCGCACCTGGGGGCGGTCGTCGAGGAGGTGAGCCTTCCGACCAGCAAGCACGGCATCGCCGCCTACTACCTGGTGGCGACCGCCGAGGCCAGCTCGAATCTGGCGCGCTACGACGGGGTCAAGTACACCCTGCGCGAGGAGGCCGAGGACCTTTTGGGGATGTACCTCAGGACCCGCGCCGAGGGCTTCGGGGCCGAGGTGAAGCGCCGCATCATGCTGGGGACCTACGCCCTGTCGAGCGGCTACTACGACGCCTACTACAAGAAGGCCCAGCAGGTCCGCACCCGGATCCGCGAGGATTACGACCGGGCCTTCTCCCGGTACGACCTGATTCTTAGCCCGACCACCCCCTCGACGGCCTTCAGGCTCGGCGAGAAGACCAGCGATCCGCTCGAGATGTACCTCAGCGACATCGCCACCGTGCTCGCCAACCTGGCCGGCATCCCCGCCCTCTCGATCCCCTGCGGCTTCGACGATAAGGGGCTGCCCATCGGCCTGCAGCTGCAGGGCCCCGCGCTCTCGGAAGGGATGCTGTACCGGGCGGCCTACGCCTTCGAGCAGGCCACCTCGTTCCATACCCGGCGCCCCGAGCCGCTCTCGGCCAAGTAG